A window of the Methanobacterium sp. genome harbors these coding sequences:
- a CDS encoding 50S ribosomal protein L14, producing the protein MKAITSNVTRVLPIGARLHCIDNTGAREVEIVSVKGYKGVRRRLATAGVGDMIIVSVKKGTVDMRKEIMTAVVVRQKKEYRRADGLRVKFEDNAAVIVSPEGTLKGSEIRGPVAKEAAERWPSVGSAASTIV; encoded by the coding sequence ATGAAAGCTATCACTTCAAACGTAACAAGAGTTTTACCTATAGGTGCCAGACTCCACTGTATCGACAATACTGGTGCAAGAGAAGTTGAAATTGTGTCTGTTAAAGGATACAAAGGTGTAAGAAGAAGACTTGCAACAGCAGGAGTCGGCGACATGATCATAGTTTCTGTTAAGAAAGGGACTGTAGATATGAGAAAAGAAATCATGACTGCAGTGGTTGTAAGACAGAAAAAAGAATACAGAAGGGCAGACGGCTTAAGGGTTAAGTTTGAAGATAATGCAGCAGTTATAGTAAGTCCAGAAGGTACTCTTAAGGGTTCTGAAATAAGAGGTCCGGTTGCTAAGGAAGCAGCTGAAAGATGGCCCAGTGTTGGAAGTGCTGCAAGCACAATAGTTTAA
- the yciH gene encoding stress response translation initiation inhibitor YciH, with translation MKVCEICGLPEELCVCEEIAREIQKVKVYTVRRRFGKLMTIVEGIDEHDIDIRELTKELKNKCACGGTAKKGQIELQGDHKRKVKQVLANMGFSSDTIEIR, from the coding sequence ATGAAAGTCTGTGAGATATGCGGTCTTCCAGAAGAACTTTGCGTCTGTGAGGAAATTGCTCGTGAAATACAGAAAGTCAAAGTATACACAGTTAGAAGACGATTTGGAAAGCTTATGACTATAGTGGAAGGTATAGATGAGCATGATATTGATATAAGGGAACTTACAAAAGAACTAAAGAATAAATGCGCCTGTGGAGGGACAGCTAAAAAAGGTCAGATCGAACTTCAAGGGGATCATAAACGGAAGGTCAAACAGGTTCTGGCCAATATGGGCTTTTCTTCAGATACAATAGAAATAAGATAA
- a CDS encoding 50S ribosomal protein L5 translates to MNPMEEVKIAKATVNIGVGEGGERLARAEKLLESITGQQPVRTYSKVTNPEFGIRKGQPIACKVTLRGEKADKAVKMILDGIENRLKSRQFDAQGNVSFGINEHIDIPGMRYDPDIGIFGMNISITFEKPGYRIKKRKIMRKKIPVKHTVTPEETMEYMKENFQVKIK, encoded by the coding sequence ATGAATCCGATGGAAGAAGTTAAAATCGCAAAGGCAACAGTTAACATAGGTGTTGGTGAAGGTGGAGAAAGACTTGCAAGGGCTGAAAAGCTGCTTGAAAGTATAACCGGCCAGCAACCTGTGCGTACATATTCTAAAGTAACAAACCCTGAGTTTGGCATAAGAAAAGGGCAGCCTATAGCATGTAAAGTTACATTAAGGGGAGAAAAAGCAGATAAAGCCGTTAAAATGATACTTGATGGTATTGAAAACAGGTTAAAATCAAGACAGTTTGATGCCCAGGGTAATGTCTCATTTGGAATAAATGAACATATAGACATTCCAGGAATGCGTTATGACCCAGATATCGGCATATTTGGAATGAACATTTCCATAACCTTCGAAAAACCAGGTTACAGGATAAAAAAAAGGAAAATAATGCGGAAAAAAATTCCAGTTAAACATACCGTAACTCCAGAAGAAACCATGGAGTATATGAAGGAAAATTTCCAGGTTAAGATAAAATAG
- a CDS encoding 30S ribosomal protein S3, producing MIEKDFVTEGLKRTRIDEYLENELERAGYGGMEIQLTPLGTMIVVYAERPGMVIGRGGKTVRNITQTLKTSYGLENPQVEVKEVDVPELNPKIMAHKIAAMLQRGMHFRRVAYTALRRIMGAGAQGVEVTISGKIRGARSATAKFNDGYIKKCGEPSTRYVKEGFATVQLKPGVLGIYVRIMPPGMVLPDKVDILKVAVEESEADAISKTLEVEEVEEVQDQEIEDTEITEIVEEIEEEGEEDSITEKLEETAEEVKEAEEPAKEPEEITEESEEAQKTEKPE from the coding sequence ATGATTGAAAAAGATTTTGTTACAGAAGGGCTTAAAAGGACAAGGATTGATGAATACCTTGAAAATGAACTTGAAAGAGCAGGTTACGGTGGAATGGAAATTCAATTAACTCCTCTGGGTACTATGATTGTTGTCTATGCAGAACGTCCAGGAATGGTTATAGGGAGAGGTGGAAAAACTGTCCGTAACATCACCCAAACCCTGAAAACAAGCTATGGGTTAGAAAACCCGCAGGTAGAAGTTAAAGAAGTTGACGTTCCTGAACTAAACCCTAAAATAATGGCTCATAAGATTGCGGCAATGCTGCAGCGTGGAATGCATTTTAGAAGAGTGGCATACACTGCACTTAGAAGAATAATGGGTGCCGGAGCACAGGGTGTTGAAGTTACAATATCTGGTAAAATAAGGGGTGCAAGGTCTGCAACCGCTAAATTCAATGATGGGTACATCAAAAAATGTGGTGAACCATCTACAAGATATGTAAAGGAAGGATTTGCAACAGTTCAATTAAAACCTGGAGTTTTAGGAATATATGTTAGAATCATGCCTCCAGGAATGGTTTTACCTGATAAAGTAGATATATTAAAGGTTGCAGTTGAAGAAAGTGAAGCTGATGCAATTTCTAAAACTTTGGAAGTAGAAGAAGTGGAAGAGGTTCAGGATCAAGAAATTGAGGACACAGAAATCACCGAAATAGTCGAGGAAATCGAAGAAGAAGGTGAAGAGGATTCCATCACTGAAAAGTTAGAAGAAACAGCTGAGGAAGTAAAAGAAGCCGAAGAACCTGCCAAAGAGCCAGAAGAGATCACTGAAGAATCCGAAGAAGCTCAAAAAACAGAAAAGCCAGAATAA
- the rplV gene encoding 50S ribosomal protein L22 has product MAKINYAFTDEGKTAKALGRSLKISPKHAVEICNRIRGMKVENARNYLEDVIEMKKAVPFKRHNKKVGHRRGLGGWPTGRYPVKAASHILDVLKNAEANAEYKGIDSENLKIIHISSHRGYVIRGWTPRAFGRASPFNTPTTHIQIVLGEA; this is encoded by the coding sequence ATGGCAAAAATTAACTACGCTTTTACAGATGAGGGAAAAACAGCTAAAGCTCTTGGGAGATCCCTGAAGATCTCTCCAAAACACGCTGTTGAGATATGTAACAGGATAAGAGGAATGAAGGTAGAAAATGCCAGAAATTACCTTGAAGACGTAATTGAAATGAAAAAGGCAGTCCCCTTTAAAAGACATAACAAAAAGGTAGGTCACAGAAGAGGTTTAGGAGGATGGCCAACTGGCAGATACCCGGTAAAAGCAGCATCCCATATCCTTGATGTTCTTAAAAACGCCGAAGCTAACGCTGAATACAAAGGAATTGATAGCGAAAATCTCAAGATAATACACATATCAAGTCACAGAGGATACGTTATAAGGGGATGGACTCCCAGAGCATTTGGAAGAGCAAGTCCATTTAATACACCGACTACCCATATACAGATAGTTCTGGGGGAGGCATAG
- the rpmC gene encoding 50S ribosomal protein L29 — protein sequence MVILRSKEIREMEITDIQKKLDELKAEHAKNISKSSAAGVYENPGQIKELKRTIARVLTIMNEKQREK from the coding sequence ATGGTAATATTAAGGAGCAAAGAAATACGTGAAATGGAAATTACAGACATCCAGAAGAAACTGGATGAACTTAAAGCAGAACATGCTAAAAATATTTCAAAAAGTTCTGCAGCAGGAGTTTACGAAAATCCTGGGCAAATCAAGGAACTTAAAAGAACAATTGCACGTGTCCTTACCATAATGAACGAAAAACAGAGGGAGAAATAA
- the rpl4p gene encoding 50S ribosomal protein L4 gives MKKIKVYSLEGEVIDEIRLPEIFNEEYRPDIIKRAVISSQTARIQPWGTDPMAGKRTTAESYGSGRGAAMVPRVKGSRHPAGSKAAFVPQAVGGRRAHPPRAQRIIHEKINRKERRLAIRSAIAATTNPELVESRGHRVENVPQIPFVVDDELAKVKSTRETREIFKNLGIMDDIVRAKTGKKIRAGKGKMRGRKYKVPKGPLIVVGEDKGISLGARNHPGVDIVSAENLNAELLAPGTHAGRLTIYTKSAILKLGELFQ, from the coding sequence ATGAAAAAGATCAAAGTTTATTCACTGGAAGGAGAAGTCATTGATGAAATTAGACTTCCTGAAATTTTCAATGAAGAGTACAGACCAGATATCATTAAAAGAGCAGTAATCTCATCACAAACCGCAAGAATTCAACCATGGGGTACTGATCCTATGGCTGGGAAAAGAACAACTGCTGAATCTTATGGTTCTGGCCGTGGTGCAGCTATGGTGCCTCGTGTTAAAGGGAGCAGACATCCAGCAGGTTCAAAAGCAGCTTTTGTACCTCAAGCTGTAGGTGGTAGAAGAGCACACCCTCCGAGGGCTCAAAGGATTATTCATGAGAAAATTAACAGGAAAGAAAGGAGATTAGCCATCAGATCAGCAATAGCTGCCACTACAAATCCAGAACTCGTAGAAAGCAGAGGGCACAGAGTTGAAAATGTGCCTCAGATTCCATTTGTAGTTGATGATGAACTGGCTAAAGTTAAAAGTACCAGAGAAACAAGGGAAATATTCAAAAATCTTGGAATAATGGATGATATAGTCAGGGCTAAAACAGGTAAGAAAATAAGAGCTGGAAAAGGTAAAATGAGGGGCCGAAAATACAAAGTGCCAAAAGGACCCCTAATAGTTGTGGGAGAAGACAAAGGTATAAGTCTCGGTGCAAGAAACCACCCTGGTGTTGATATTGTTTCAGCTGAAAACCTGAACGCTGAACTTTTAGCTCCAGGGACTCATGCAGGAAGATTAACAATATACACAAAATCTGCCATTTTAAAGTTAGGCGAATTATTCCAGTAA
- a CDS encoding 50S ribosomal protein L32e, with protein MKKPNFKRQEWFRYKKLGEKWRKARGKTSKTRRYEKGKPAMPSIGYRSPKATRGLHPSGFQDVLICSIMELEKLDPATQAGRISATIGKRKKEVMLTKAKELGIKILNRGI; from the coding sequence ATGAAAAAACCAAATTTCAAAAGACAGGAATGGTTTAGATACAAGAAGCTTGGAGAAAAATGGAGGAAGGCAAGAGGAAAAACCAGTAAAACCAGAAGATACGAAAAAGGAAAACCGGCCATGCCTTCAATTGGTTACAGGTCTCCAAAAGCTACAAGAGGGCTTCACCCATCTGGATTTCAGGATGTACTTATTTGCAGTATCATGGAACTTGAAAAACTTGATCCAGCAACACAGGCAGGTAGAATAAGTGCTACAATTGGAAAAAGGAAAAAGGAAGTAATGCTCACAAAAGCAAAAGAATTAGGAATCAAGATCCTAAACAGAGGGATTTAA
- the rpsS gene encoding 30S ribosomal protein S19, with amino-acid sequence MARKEFMYRGYTLGELQQMPLDNVIQLFPSRQRRSLKRGFLPRQKKVLEKIRKLKKDGNKGGRPKAIKTHCRDMIVLPEMVGVTFGIYNGKEFTEVTIQPEMIGCYFGEFAPTRKRVEHGDPGMGATRSSMFVPLK; translated from the coding sequence TTGGCTAGAAAAGAATTTATGTATCGCGGTTATACGCTAGGAGAGTTACAACAAATGCCTTTGGATAATGTTATACAGCTATTTCCATCAAGGCAGAGAAGGTCATTAAAAAGAGGTTTTCTCCCAAGACAGAAAAAAGTGCTTGAGAAAATCAGAAAACTTAAAAAGGATGGAAATAAGGGCGGAAGACCAAAAGCAATTAAAACTCACTGTAGAGACATGATTGTACTTCCAGAAATGGTTGGAGTAACCTTTGGAATTTATAATGGAAAAGAATTCACAGAAGTGACCATACAACCTGAAATGATCGGATGTTACTTTGGAGAATTCGCACCTACAAGAAAGCGAGTAGAACACGGAGATCCGGGGATGGGTGCTACAAGGTCATCTATGTTCGTACCTCTTAAATAA
- a CDS encoding ribonuclease P protein component 1 has product MITPKNIFRHELVGLPVKVVDSTHEGFIGIKGKVVNETKNTLLIQEGDEAEKLVPKGDATFHFNLPDGTVIEIEGKIIIARPEDRIKKKFRKYW; this is encoded by the coding sequence ATGATAACTCCAAAAAATATATTCCGTCATGAGCTTGTGGGACTTCCAGTTAAGGTTGTAGACAGCACTCATGAAGGATTCATTGGAATAAAGGGAAAAGTTGTAAATGAAACTAAAAACACCCTCCTGATTCAAGAGGGAGATGAAGCCGAAAAGCTGGTTCCCAAAGGAGATGCAACTTTTCATTTTAATTTGCCTGACGGCACTGTAATTGAAATCGAGGGTAAGATTATCATTGCTCGCCCTGAAGATAGGATAAAAAAGAAATTCAGGAAATATTGGTGA
- a CDS encoding 30S ribosomal protein S4e, with translation MAKMGSRKHLKRYKAPKHWPIHPKENKWTVKPNAGPHAIEESIPLLIVVRDILGVADNSREAKRIINNGDILVDGRIRKDYKYPVGFMDVIEIPKTESVYRVLPDEKGRLILHPIPEENREFKLCKITDKTTIKGGKTQLNLHDGRCHLDDEYKVGDVIILKIPDQEIDDVISFEEGTIGLITGGKHTGEIGRIKKINITRSSMPNTAQMETEDKKTFLTLKDYVFVIGKEEPVITLPGGK, from the coding sequence ATGGCAAAGATGGGATCAAGAAAACATCTCAAACGATATAAAGCACCAAAACACTGGCCTATCCATCCGAAAGAAAATAAATGGACTGTTAAACCAAATGCAGGTCCTCATGCTATAGAAGAATCAATACCATTGCTGATTGTAGTTCGTGATATTTTAGGAGTTGCTGATAACTCCAGAGAAGCAAAAAGAATTATAAACAACGGAGACATCCTTGTCGATGGTAGAATCAGAAAAGACTACAAATACCCTGTTGGCTTCATGGATGTAATCGAAATACCCAAAACAGAAAGTGTTTACAGAGTCCTTCCCGATGAAAAAGGTAGATTAATACTTCACCCCATACCTGAAGAAAACAGGGAATTCAAACTCTGTAAAATCACAGATAAAACCACAATAAAAGGTGGTAAAACTCAACTTAACCTTCATGACGGTAGATGTCATCTTGATGATGAATACAAAGTGGGAGATGTAATTATTCTTAAAATTCCAGACCAGGAAATCGATGATGTAATAAGCTTTGAAGAAGGTACAATTGGCCTTATAACTGGTGGAAAGCACACCGGTGAAATAGGCAGGATTAAAAAAATTAACATAACCAGATCATCCATGCCCAACACTGCCCAAATGGAAACTGAAGATAAAAAAACATTCCTTACTTTAAAAGACTATGTTTTTGTAATAGGTAAAGAAGAACCAGTAATCACACTTCCTGGAGGTAAATAG
- a CDS encoding 50S ribosomal protein L2 gives MGKRLKSQRMGRGTPTYRSASHRFKGKIEYRSYDSIEKEGSLKGKVADIIHDPGRSAPVVLVKFENGEKKLVLAPESIQINDDIEFGYGAPIKPGNALPLARIPEGTPVYNLEKNPGDGGKFVKSSGTYASLITHDVGKAIVELPSGELKAFDPACRATVGVVAGGGRKEKPFLKAGNRFYALNAKGKKNVSVRGVAMNAVDHPHGGGNRQHPGRPTTVSKHTPPGRKVGSIAARRTGKRR, from the coding sequence ATGGGAAAACGTTTAAAATCACAGAGAATGGGAAGGGGAACTCCAACCTATAGGAGCGCATCCCACAGATTCAAAGGAAAGATCGAATACCGATCATATGACAGTATAGAAAAAGAAGGCAGCTTAAAAGGAAAAGTTGCAGATATTATTCATGATCCTGGAAGAAGTGCACCGGTTGTGCTGGTGAAATTTGAAAATGGTGAAAAAAAACTGGTTTTAGCTCCAGAAAGCATCCAGATAAATGATGATATAGAATTTGGATATGGAGCACCGATAAAACCTGGAAATGCATTACCGCTTGCTCGTATTCCTGAAGGTACGCCTGTATATAATCTTGAAAAAAATCCAGGGGATGGCGGAAAATTCGTCAAATCATCTGGAACTTACGCTTCTTTAATAACTCATGATGTAGGAAAAGCAATTGTTGAATTACCGTCTGGAGAACTAAAAGCATTCGATCCTGCCTGCAGGGCAACTGTTGGGGTGGTTGCTGGGGGCGGAAGAAAGGAAAAACCATTCCTTAAAGCAGGAAACAGATTCTACGCCTTAAACGCGAAAGGTAAAAAGAATGTCAGTGTTAGAGGGGTGGCAATGAATGCAGTAGATCACCCACACGGCGGTGGAAACAGACAGCATCCAGGAAGGCCAACCACAGTTTCAAAACACACCCCGCCTGGAAGAAAAGTCGGTTCAATTGCTGCAAGAAGAACAGGAAAGAGAAGGTAA
- a CDS encoding 50S ribosomal protein L6, producing the protein MVEAAVLREEIPIPEGIDVSIDGGITVKGSKGELKRKFNYPAITIKKEDSNVVLKANFPKKKDKAMLGTIKSHINNMITGLTEGFTYNMKIVYAHFPMTVKVSGDKVTIENFLGERYPRTAKIVGSAKVQVKGDEVVVTGINKEDVGQTMANLEQATKIKGRDPRVFQDGIYLVSRE; encoded by the coding sequence ATGGTTGAAGCAGCAGTCCTTAGAGAGGAAATACCTATTCCTGAAGGTATAGATGTCAGTATTGATGGCGGAATAACTGTAAAGGGATCAAAGGGAGAGCTCAAAAGGAAATTTAACTATCCAGCTATTACCATAAAAAAGGAAGATAGCAATGTAGTATTGAAGGCTAATTTTCCTAAAAAGAAAGATAAAGCAATGCTTGGAACTATAAAATCTCACATTAATAACATGATTACAGGATTAACAGAGGGATTTACTTACAACATGAAAATAGTTTACGCTCACTTCCCTATGACTGTAAAAGTTAGCGGGGACAAAGTTACCATAGAAAATTTCCTTGGTGAAAGATATCCACGTACAGCAAAGATAGTTGGAAGCGCTAAAGTTCAGGTAAAAGGTGATGAAGTAGTAGTCACTGGCATAAACAAGGAAGATGTTGGTCAAACAATGGCCAACCTGGAACAGGCCACCAAAATAAAGGGAAGAGATCCAAGGGTATTCCAGGACGGAATATACCTTGTAAGCCGGGAATAA
- a CDS encoding 30S ribosomal protein S17: MVGIDVPEPKERCEDPNCPFHGTLRVRGQILEGIVTSNKAERTITVERSFYKFIRKYERYEKRKSKIKAHKPDCIRVNAGDAVKIAECRPLSKTKQFVVIEVKGDR, translated from the coding sequence ATGGTAGGTATTGACGTTCCAGAACCTAAAGAAAGATGTGAAGATCCTAACTGTCCTTTTCATGGGACTCTCCGAGTTCGAGGCCAGATATTAGAAGGAATAGTTACAAGCAACAAAGCTGAAAGGACTATCACAGTAGAGAGAAGTTTTTACAAGTTCATACGCAAATACGAAAGATATGAAAAAAGAAAATCAAAAATAAAAGCACATAAGCCCGACTGTATTCGGGTTAACGCCGGTGATGCAGTGAAAATTGCAGAGTGCAGACCTTTAAGTAAAACAAAACAGTTTGTGGTCATAGAAGTTAAAGGAGATAGATAA
- a CDS encoding 50S ribosomal protein L19e, giving the protein MNLTTQKRLAADILKVGENRVWIDPEKTEEVSKAITRENVKQLINSRAIMAKPQKGISSYRSKKIAAQKKKGRRKGHGSIKGAKGARNPKKEKWMTTIRALRTDLKYMRENREINRTTYRKLYKMAKGGAFRSKSYMKTYARDHDLLR; this is encoded by the coding sequence ATGAATCTTACTACTCAAAAAAGATTGGCTGCAGATATACTCAAAGTCGGGGAAAACAGGGTATGGATAGATCCTGAAAAAACAGAGGAAGTATCAAAAGCCATAACTCGAGAAAATGTAAAACAATTAATAAATAGCAGAGCCATAATGGCAAAGCCCCAGAAAGGCATAAGCAGTTACAGGTCAAAGAAAATAGCTGCACAGAAGAAAAAAGGAAGAAGAAAAGGTCATGGTAGTATAAAAGGGGCTAAAGGAGCTAGAAACCCTAAGAAAGAAAAATGGATGACTACCATAAGAGCTTTAAGAACTGATCTTAAATATATGAGAGAAAATAGGGAAATTAACAGAACTACCTACAGAAAGCTCTATAAGATGGCAAAGGGCGGTGCTTTTAGAAGCAAATCTTACATGAAAACCTACGCCAGGGATCATGATCTACTCAGGTAG
- the rplX gene encoding 50S ribosomal protein L24, whose translation MSKQPRKQRKLLHNAPLHVRHKLMSVALSKELKDQYKRRSIPVKKGDTVQVMRGDFKDHEGKVERVDLKNYRVFVEGASVQKPDGNMVYHSMHPSKLVIVELDLDDEERNEIMERG comes from the coding sequence ATGTCAAAACAACCAAGAAAACAGAGAAAACTTCTTCATAACGCACCATTACATGTACGACATAAATTAATGAGCGTTGCTTTAAGTAAGGAGCTCAAAGATCAATACAAAAGAAGATCAATCCCTGTTAAAAAAGGCGATACAGTGCAAGTAATGAGGGGCGATTTTAAAGACCACGAAGGAAAAGTGGAAAGGGTAGACCTTAAAAACTACAGGGTCTTTGTAGAAGGTGCCTCAGTACAAAAACCAGATGGAAATATGGTTTACCATTCCATGCATCCATCCAAGCTTGTTATAGTGGAACTGGATCTGGATGATGAGGAAAGAAACGAAATAATGGAGAGAGGATAA
- a CDS encoding 30S ribosomal protein S8: MDPLANALTNMRNNEIQGNKRCKISPASKMIGRVLRTMQKEGYIGEFEFIDDNKAGQFIVELEGNINKCGVIKPRHAVKKDEFEKFEKRYLPSKNFGIMILTTPEGIMTHKEAKDNGIGGRLLAYIY, encoded by the coding sequence ATGGATCCTCTAGCAAATGCGCTTACCAACATGAGAAACAATGAAATACAGGGAAATAAAAGATGTAAAATTTCACCTGCATCCAAAATGATTGGACGTGTTTTAAGAACAATGCAAAAGGAAGGATACATCGGTGAATTTGAATTCATCGATGATAACAAGGCTGGACAGTTCATAGTGGAACTTGAAGGAAATATTAACAAATGCGGTGTTATAAAGCCAAGACACGCAGTAAAAAAAGATGAATTTGAAAAATTCGAAAAGAGGTATCTGCCATCTAAAAACTTCGGGATCATGATATTAACCACACCAGAGGGAATCATGACACACAAAGAAGCAAAAGATAATGGAATCGGTGGCAGGCTTCTGGCATACATTTATTAA
- a CDS encoding 30S ribosomal protein S14, producing MTRKYGKASRECRRCGDHSALVRRYGLNLCRQCFRELAHKIGFKKYN from the coding sequence TTGACAAGAAAATATGGAAAAGCATCAAGGGAATGCAGGAGATGCGGCGATCACTCTGCGCTCGTTAGAAGATACGGGCTTAATTTATGCAGGCAATGCTTCAGAGAACTTGCACATAAAATAGGATTTAAAAAATACAATTAA
- a CDS encoding 50S ribosomal protein L18, which produces MAHGSRYKVAFKRRNEGKTNYGARIKLIELDKARMVVRITNNHVIAQIMKVAPEGDDTIISAHSNELKNRGWLGSTKNISAAYLTGFLCGRKAVAEGVSEAVLDIGLKSPTKGTKVFAALKGAVDSGLHIPHGESVLPDDSRLRGEHIAQYAESLSEEELKQKFGAYLKKGLSPKDLPDHFEKIRQKL; this is translated from the coding sequence TTGGCACACGGATCAAGATACAAGGTAGCATTTAAAAGAAGGAATGAAGGTAAAACAAATTATGGGGCTAGAATTAAACTCATTGAATTAGATAAGGCAAGAATGGTCGTAAGAATTACTAATAATCATGTAATTGCCCAAATTATGAAAGTAGCCCCAGAAGGTGACGATACTATAATTTCAGCACATTCTAATGAACTTAAAAATAGGGGATGGCTTGGATCTACTAAAAACATTTCTGCAGCATATCTTACCGGATTTTTATGTGGTAGGAAAGCAGTAGCTGAAGGTGTAAGTGAAGCTGTTTTAGATATAGGTTTAAAATCACCGACTAAAGGTACTAAAGTCTTTGCTGCACTAAAAGGAGCAGTAGACTCTGGCCTTCACATTCCTCATGGTGAATCAGTTTTGCCTGATGATAGTAGACTAAGAGGGGAACACATAGCACAGTATGCAGAATCATTAAGCGAAGAAGAGCTTAAACAGAAATTTGGAGCGTATCTAAAAAAAGGGTTATCTCCAAAAGATCTTCCAGACCATTTCGAGAAAATCAGACAAAAACTATAA
- a CDS encoding 50S ribosomal protein L23 — protein sequence MDPYSIIKRPHLTEKTMNAIDQKNELTFVVQRTADKSQIRNAFEDLYAVKVKKINTQVTSKGLKLAYIKLAAEHSAEDIAVKMGVF from the coding sequence ATGGATCCTTATTCAATAATTAAAAGACCACACTTAACAGAAAAAACCATGAATGCAATTGACCAGAAAAACGAGCTGACATTTGTAGTTCAAAGAACAGCAGATAAGTCTCAAATTAGGAATGCATTCGAAGATCTTTACGCTGTTAAAGTGAAAAAGATAAACACTCAGGTCACTTCAAAAGGCTTAAAATTAGCCTACATAAAGCTGGCTGCAGAGCACAGCGCAGAGGATATAGCAGTTAAAATGGGAGTATTCTAA
- the rpsE gene encoding 30S ribosomal protein S5 has protein sequence MNFNMEEWEPKTNLGHMVKEGTITDIDEIFEKGLPIMELEIVDALLPDLEEEVMDVNLVQRMHKSGRKVNFRVIVSVGNKNGYVGLGQGKAKEVGPAIRKAVDDAKYNIIKVRRGCGDWGCVCGREHTVPFKVSGKSGSVRATLIPAPGGVGLAVGDVGKTILKLAGIDDVWSNTMGQTQTTINFASAVFDALKNLSKVKASKSDLKNLGVV, from the coding sequence ATGAATTTTAACATGGAAGAATGGGAACCTAAAACTAATCTGGGACACATGGTTAAGGAAGGAACTATAACTGACATTGATGAGATATTTGAAAAAGGCCTTCCAATCATGGAACTGGAAATAGTTGATGCCCTGCTCCCGGATTTAGAAGAAGAAGTAATGGATGTAAACCTCGTGCAGAGAATGCATAAGTCAGGTAGAAAAGTCAACTTCAGAGTAATCGTCTCAGTTGGGAACAAAAATGGATATGTAGGGCTTGGACAGGGAAAAGCAAAAGAAGTAGGTCCTGCAATAAGAAAAGCTGTTGACGATGCTAAATATAATATAATTAAAGTTAGAAGGGGTTGCGGTGACTGGGGATGTGTCTGTGGGAGAGAACACACAGTACCATTTAAGGTATCAGGTAAAAGCGGAAGTGTAAGGGCTACCTTAATCCCTGCACCTGGTGGAGTAGGCCTCGCAGTAGGAGATGTGGGAAAAACAATACTCAAACTTGCTGGAATTGATGATGTATGGTCAAATACCATGGGACAGACCCAAACAACCATTAACTTTGCAAGCGCAGTCTTTGATGCCTTAAAGAATTTAAGCAAAGTTAAAGCCAGTAAATCAGACCTCAAAAATCTTGGAGTAGTATAA